A single region of the Pan troglodytes isolate AG18354 chromosome 18, NHGRI_mPanTro3-v2.0_pri, whole genome shotgun sequence genome encodes:
- the HSD3B7 gene encoding 3 beta-hydroxysteroid dehydrogenase type 7 isoform X3: MRSPLAPPTAPDPFSPLCKFELHPHQVLRWTQMPVEHRAAARGCLGARVVGVVAGRVSVPGMGQEGEGGASGRTVCGPASPGRKKRAPPGQSGHPGIAAAGMADSAQAQKLVYLVTGGCGFLGEHVVRMLLQREPRLGELRVFDRHLGPWLEELKTGPVRVTAIQGDVTQAHEVAAAVAGAHVVIHTAGLVDVFGRASPETIHEVNVQGTRNVIEACVQTGTRFLVYTSSMEVVGPNTKGHPFYRGNEDTPYEAVHRHPYPCSKALAEWLVLEANGRKAMLPGCTCWQPGSWSSGQP; the protein is encoded by the exons ATGAGGTCACCGCTGGCTCCACCCACAGCCCCAGACCCCTTCAGCCCACTCTGCAAGTTCGAGCTTCATCCCCACCAAGTTCTCCGCTGGACCCAGATGCCAGTGGAGCACAGAGCGGCCGCCAGGGGGTGCCTTGGGGCAAGAGTGGTGGGGGTTGTGGCTGGGCGGGTCTCTGTTCCTGGAatggggcaggagggagaaggaggagccaGCGGAAGGACGGTGTGCGGGCCGGCCAGCCCTGGACGAAAGAAGAGGGCCCCTCCGGGCCAGTCTGGGCACCCTGGGATAGCGGCCGCAG GCATGGCCGACTCTGCACAGGCCCAGAAGCTGGTGTACCTGGTCACAGGGGGCTGTGGCTTCCTGGGAGAGCACGTGGTGCGAATGCTGCTGCAGCGGGAGCCCCGGCTCGGGGAGCTGCGGGTCTTTGACCGACACCTGGGTCCCTGGCTGGAGGAGCTGAAGACAG GGCCTGTGAGGGTGACTGCCATCCAGGGGGACGTGACCCAGGcccatgaggtggcagcagctgtggCCGGAGCCCATGTGGTCATCCACACGGCTGGGCTGGTAGACGTGTTTGGCAGGGCCAGTCCCGAGACCATCCATGAGGTCAACGTGCAGG GTACCCGGAACGTGATCGAGGCTTGTGTGCAGACCGGAACACGGTTCCTGGTCTACACCAGCAGCATGGAAGTTGTGGGGCCTAACACCAAAGGTCACCCCTTCTACAG GGGCAACGAAGACACCCCATACGAAGCAGTGCACAGGCACCCCTATCCTTGCAGCAAGGCCCTGGCCGAGTGGCTGGTCCTGGAGGCCAATGGGAGGAAG GCAATGTTGCCTGGATGCACGTGCTGGCAGCCCGGGAGCTGGAGCAGCGGGCAGCCCTGA
- the HSD3B7 gene encoding 3 beta-hydroxysteroid dehydrogenase type 7 isoform X4, with translation MADSAQAQKLVYLVTGGCGFLGEHVVRMLLQREPRLGELRVFDRHLGPWLEELKTGPVRVTAIQGDVTQAHEVAAAVAGAHVVIHTAGLVDVFGRASPETIHEVNVQGTRNVIEACVQTGTRFLVYTSSMEVVGPNTKGHPFYRGNEDTPYEAVHRHPYPCSKALAEWLVLEANGRKAMLPGCTCWQPGSWSSGQP, from the exons ATGGCCGACTCTGCACAGGCCCAGAAGCTGGTGTACCTGGTCACAGGGGGCTGTGGCTTCCTGGGAGAGCACGTGGTGCGAATGCTGCTGCAGCGGGAGCCCCGGCTCGGGGAGCTGCGGGTCTTTGACCGACACCTGGGTCCCTGGCTGGAGGAGCTGAAGACAG GGCCTGTGAGGGTGACTGCCATCCAGGGGGACGTGACCCAGGcccatgaggtggcagcagctgtggCCGGAGCCCATGTGGTCATCCACACGGCTGGGCTGGTAGACGTGTTTGGCAGGGCCAGTCCCGAGACCATCCATGAGGTCAACGTGCAGG GTACCCGGAACGTGATCGAGGCTTGTGTGCAGACCGGAACACGGTTCCTGGTCTACACCAGCAGCATGGAAGTTGTGGGGCCTAACACCAAAGGTCACCCCTTCTACAG GGGCAACGAAGACACCCCATACGAAGCAGTGCACAGGCACCCCTATCCTTGCAGCAAGGCCCTGGCCGAGTGGCTGGTCCTGGAGGCCAATGGGAGGAAG GCAATGTTGCCTGGATGCACGTGCTGGCAGCCCGGGAGCTGGAGCAGCGGGCAGCCCTGA
- the HSD3B7 gene encoding 3 beta-hydroxysteroid dehydrogenase type 7 isoform X2 encodes MRSPLAPPTAPDPFSPLCKFELHPHQVLRWTQMPVEHRAAARGCLGARVVGVVAGRVSVPGMGQEGEGGASGRTVCGPASPGRKKRAPPGQSGHPGIAAAGMADSAQAQKLVYLVTGGCGFLGEHVVRMLLQREPRLGELRVFDRHLGPWLEELKTGPVRVTAIQGDVTQAHEVAAAVAGAHVVIHTAGLVDVFGRASPETIHEVNVQGTRNVIEACVQTGTRFLVYTSSMEVVGPNTKGHPFYRGNEDTPYEAVHRHPYPCSKALAEWLVLEANGRKVRGGLPLVTCALRPTGIYGEGHQIMRDFYRQGLRLGGWLFRAIPASVEHGRVYVGNVAWMHVLAARELEQRAALMGGQVYFCYDGSPYKSYEDFNMEFLGPCGLRLVGARPLLPYWLLVFLAALNALLQWLLRPLVLYAPLLNPYTLAVANTTFTVSTDKAQRHFGYEPLFSWEDSRTRTILWVQAATGSAQ; translated from the exons ATGAGGTCACCGCTGGCTCCACCCACAGCCCCAGACCCCTTCAGCCCACTCTGCAAGTTCGAGCTTCATCCCCACCAAGTTCTCCGCTGGACCCAGATGCCAGTGGAGCACAGAGCGGCCGCCAGGGGGTGCCTTGGGGCAAGAGTGGTGGGGGTTGTGGCTGGGCGGGTCTCTGTTCCTGGAatggggcaggagggagaaggaggagccaGCGGAAGGACGGTGTGCGGGCCGGCCAGCCCTGGACGAAAGAAGAGGGCCCCTCCGGGCCAGTCTGGGCACCCTGGGATAGCGGCCGCAG GCATGGCCGACTCTGCACAGGCCCAGAAGCTGGTGTACCTGGTCACAGGGGGCTGTGGCTTCCTGGGAGAGCACGTGGTGCGAATGCTGCTGCAGCGGGAGCCCCGGCTCGGGGAGCTGCGGGTCTTTGACCGACACCTGGGTCCCTGGCTGGAGGAGCTGAAGACAG GGCCTGTGAGGGTGACTGCCATCCAGGGGGACGTGACCCAGGcccatgaggtggcagcagctgtggCCGGAGCCCATGTGGTCATCCACACGGCTGGGCTGGTAGACGTGTTTGGCAGGGCCAGTCCCGAGACCATCCATGAGGTCAACGTGCAGG GTACCCGGAACGTGATCGAGGCTTGTGTGCAGACCGGAACACGGTTCCTGGTCTACACCAGCAGCATGGAAGTTGTGGGGCCTAACACCAAAGGTCACCCCTTCTACAG GGGCAACGAAGACACCCCATACGAAGCAGTGCACAGGCACCCCTATCCTTGCAGCAAGGCCCTGGCCGAGTGGCTGGTCCTGGAGGCCAATGGGAGGAAG GTCCGTGGGGGGCTGCCCCTGGTGACGTGTGCCCTTCGTCCCACGGGCATCTACGGTGAAGGCCACCAGATCATGAGGGACTTCTACCGCCAGGGCCTGCGCCTGGGAGGTTGGCTCTTCCGGGCCATCCCGGCCTCTGTGGAGCATGGCCGGGTCTATGTGG GCAATGTTGCCTGGATGCACGTGCTGGCAGCCCGGGAGCTGGAGCAGCGGGCAGCCCTGATGGGCGGCCAGGTATACTTCTGCTACGATGGATCACCCTACAAGAGCTACGAGGATTTCAACATGGAGTTCCTGGGCCCCTGCGGACTGCGGCTGGTGGGTGCCCGCCCATTGCTGCCCTACTGGCTGCTGGTGTTCCTGGCTGCCCTCAATGCCCTGCTGCAGTGGCTGCTGCGGCCACTGGTGCTCTACGCACCCCTGCTGAACCCCTACACACTGGCCGTGGCCAACACCACCTTCACCGTCAGCACCGACAAGGCTCAGCGCCATTTCGGCTATGAGCCCCTGTTCTCGTGGGAGGATAGCCGGACCCGCACCATTCTCTGGGTACAGGCCGCTACGGGTTCAGCCCAGTGA
- the HSD3B7 gene encoding 3 beta-hydroxysteroid dehydrogenase type 7 isoform X1 yields MADSAQAQKLVYLVTGGCGFLGEHVVRMLLQREPRLGELRVFDRHLGPWLEELKTGPVRVTAIQGDVTQAHEVAAAVAGAHVVIHTAGLVDVFGRASPETIHEVNVQGTRNVIEACVQTGTRFLVYTSSMEVVGPNTKGHPFYRGNEDTPYEAVHRHPYPCSKALAEWLVLEANGRKVRGGLPLVTCALRPTGIYGEGHQIMRDFYRQGLRLGGWLFRAIPASVEHGRVYVGNVAWMHVLAARELEQRAALMGGQVYFCYDGSPYKSYEDFNMEFLGPCGLRLVGARPLLPYWLLVFLAALNALLQWLLRPLVLYAPLLNPYTLAVANTTFTVSTDKAQRHFGYEPLFSWEDSRTRTILWVQAATGSAQ; encoded by the exons ATGGCCGACTCTGCACAGGCCCAGAAGCTGGTGTACCTGGTCACAGGGGGCTGTGGCTTCCTGGGAGAGCACGTGGTGCGAATGCTGCTGCAGCGGGAGCCCCGGCTCGGGGAGCTGCGGGTCTTTGACCGACACCTGGGTCCCTGGCTGGAGGAGCTGAAGACAG GGCCTGTGAGGGTGACTGCCATCCAGGGGGACGTGACCCAGGcccatgaggtggcagcagctgtggCCGGAGCCCATGTGGTCATCCACACGGCTGGGCTGGTAGACGTGTTTGGCAGGGCCAGTCCCGAGACCATCCATGAGGTCAACGTGCAGG GTACCCGGAACGTGATCGAGGCTTGTGTGCAGACCGGAACACGGTTCCTGGTCTACACCAGCAGCATGGAAGTTGTGGGGCCTAACACCAAAGGTCACCCCTTCTACAG GGGCAACGAAGACACCCCATACGAAGCAGTGCACAGGCACCCCTATCCTTGCAGCAAGGCCCTGGCCGAGTGGCTGGTCCTGGAGGCCAATGGGAGGAAG GTCCGTGGGGGGCTGCCCCTGGTGACGTGTGCCCTTCGTCCCACGGGCATCTACGGTGAAGGCCACCAGATCATGAGGGACTTCTACCGCCAGGGCCTGCGCCTGGGAGGTTGGCTCTTCCGGGCCATCCCGGCCTCTGTGGAGCATGGCCGGGTCTATGTGG GCAATGTTGCCTGGATGCACGTGCTGGCAGCCCGGGAGCTGGAGCAGCGGGCAGCCCTGATGGGCGGCCAGGTATACTTCTGCTACGATGGATCACCCTACAAGAGCTACGAGGATTTCAACATGGAGTTCCTGGGCCCCTGCGGACTGCGGCTGGTGGGTGCCCGCCCATTGCTGCCCTACTGGCTGCTGGTGTTCCTGGCTGCCCTCAATGCCCTGCTGCAGTGGCTGCTGCGGCCACTGGTGCTCTACGCACCCCTGCTGAACCCCTACACACTGGCCGTGGCCAACACCACCTTCACCGTCAGCACCGACAAGGCTCAGCGCCATTTCGGCTATGAGCCCCTGTTCTCGTGGGAGGATAGCCGGACCCGCACCATTCTCTGGGTACAGGCCGCTACGGGTTCAGCCCAGTGA